One window of the Megalops cyprinoides isolate fMegCyp1 chromosome 2, fMegCyp1.pri, whole genome shotgun sequence genome contains the following:
- the zgc:194621 gene encoding uncharacterized protein zgc:194621, with protein MSSAKVIKHKAVETKTRPAQTKTRTVETKPKSYTNPSKKRAASCPRCNHSNECEATKTSAADRGTKTKNQTKPKQTNVTASPKLQHTASDQKDRSRHMTIYELPSHKAFTVIAPNPKKRREIQKKAEAELAALEDLRLSRAMGYVSIAPSTVGGCLTLEEVRNKQQEEMQMSRKVKQVKRGLPETSVPHK; from the exons ATGTCATCCGCGAAGGTTATTAAGCATAAAGCTGTCGAAACTAAAACAAGGCCGGCTCAAACGAAAACAAGGACGGTGGAAACTAAACCGAAATCATACACGAATCCTAGTAAAAAGAGGGCAGCGAGTTGCCCAAGATGTAACCATAGCAACGAATGTGAAGCCACGAAGACGTCTGCTGCCGACCGTGGGACTAAAACTAAAAACCAAACGAAACCCAAACAGACTAATGTTACTGCTTCACCAAAACTGCAGCACACCGCCTCGGATCAGAAGGACCGATCGCGTCACATGACGATATATGAACTTCCAAG TCACAAGGCCTTCACGGTCATTGCACCAAACCCAAAGAAAAGACGCGAGATACAGAAAA AGGCGGAGGCGGAGCTGGCGGCTCTGGAGGACCTGAGGCTGAGTCGCGCTATGGGGTACGTGTCCATCGCCCCCAGCACCGTGG gAGGGTGCTTAACTTTGGAAGAAGTTAGAAACAAGCAACAGGAAGAGATGCAAATGAGCCGGAAGGTAAAACAG GTGAAAAGAGGCCTGCCTGAGACTTCTGTCCCACATAAATGA